The Chloroflexota bacterium sequence GAGGACGGAGCAGGCTCCGGCAACGGCGGCGATGCGCCCGAGGGTCATGCTGCTGAAAAAGGCTCCGAGATCGCCGCGCACGTCATCGCCAAACTGGACATCGAAGAGCTTGCCGAAGAACTGCGCCCCTGCGCCCGGCTTGGCCTGCCGACGCTGCACATCCGGCGACGGGCTCGGGTCGAAGGGCACCCAGCCCACGCCTGGGTAGCGAATCTCTACCCAGGCGTGGGCGTCCCGCTCACGCACGATGTATGCGCCGGAGAGCGGATCAAACTGCCCCGGCAGGTAGCCCGTGGCGACGCGGGCATCCAACCCCGCGCCTAGGGCGAGGAGCGTTTCGGCGGCTGCGAAATCGAAGCTGCCGCCGGACCGAGCGCCATCGAAGAGGAAGTCTTCCGTAGACTTGGAAGGCCGGTCCTTCGGCGCATCCCTAGCCAAGGTGAAGTTCCGGCTCAGGTAGGTGGTAATGGCCTGACTGCGTTCGTGGACATCCTGGCTGCCGCCGCTGATCTCCCGCGCAAGCGCCGCGATCCTAGGCGGCAGGCGGGAGACGCGCTGGCTCCTGATAAAGGCGCGCCCCGAGTAGAATCGCAGCGTCTCCGGATCATAAGAGCGTCTCTCCGACTGCACCTGGTAGATCGCGCCCCTGTTCAGAGTGTCGGCGCCGCCTTTCTCTGTGAGCATCGCCCAGTCCACCGGGGCATAGCCCAGCGCCGGGGCAGATTGCCCCTGAGCCACATAGACCGTCTGCGTATAGGTGTTCACTCTCCCCTGTGAGGAGACTTCCACAGGCGCGCTCTGGACGGACCAGTTTAGGCCGTCCTGGGTCACGTGGATGCGCGTCCGCCAATAGCTCGCCACAGGACTGCGCACGCGCAGCACCTCATCGGAGGCGGCGGGGTTCCCGGCGGTCGGCCTGGGAGGCGCGGCGTTGGCGGCACTCGAGCCGGCGGCCGTTCCCTCCCGGCCTTCGGTCGTCGCGTTCGCTCCCGCGCCGTCCGCCGGCTCACCCGTTTGAGCGCCTTGGCCGCTCTCTTCGGAGCTCTCGCCGAACTTGTCCTCTTCGCTCATATCGCCGGTCACCGGCAGCATGGCGGAAAAGGCGACGTTCGCCTTCACATGGACCGTGCCCCAGGGCAGGACGAGGAAGAGGACGACGCCGAGGCCGACGAGGGCGGCGGTCCACCCGGCCCAGGCCATCACCTGGGAGCGCCGCGACCAGGCGAGGGCGGTGATCGTCCCACTCCGGCCATCAATGGCAGCGCTGGCGGCGAGATAGGCGAAAAGGAGGCCCAAGTAGGCGGCGAGCGGCAGGATGAAGAGGCTCGTGAAGGCGAGCTGGCTGGCGAGGATGAGGATGATGGCGCTGACAAGGAAGCTCGTGGAGACGTTGCTTCGCGTGCGGATATCGAAGGAGGCGATGGACTGGACGAGGACGAGGGCGACCGTGGGTGGAAGCCAATTGCCGTGGAGGGCTCCTTGCACCTGCGTCGCCATGATGGCCATAAGGATGATGACGCCGACCATCAGTCCAACGCGCCAGAGGCCAAGCTTGCGGTTGCGCGTCTTCCAGCTCCAGTAGTGGCCGATGGTCGCCAGCGCAGGGCCGCCGACGCCGACCCAGGCCGAAGCGCCGACGACGGCCAGCGCAAAGCCGGTGGACCACGTCGCCCCTAGGGCCAGGTAGCGAAGGGCAGCGGAGTCTTCAGGCTTTTCGTTGAAAAGCGTCTTGAAGGAAAATTTCATGCCGCCCGCCTCTCGCCCTGCCCGATAACATCCGTGGCGGCACGCTGAAGTGGCTCATAGACGGCAACAGCGACGCCCAGACGCGCGAGGAGGCTCCGCGCCTCTTCGTTTTCCTGTGTCGATAGAGCGCCGAGCACGAGCGCGGTCAGCCTGGCGGCCAGTCTGGGCGCGGCGGCGGCGATCTGCCGCAGGCTTGCCGCATCGCCGCCGGAGACGACCACCGTTGCTGCGGCGTTGGGCCCGAGCCACCGTAGCGATTCGTCCACGAGGGCGCCGTTCTCCCAGGAGGCCAGCGCAAGGGCGCGCAGCATCTCATCGCGGCTCTGCTGCAGCTCCACCGCGCCGTTCTGCAACCGTACGCGCTCGCCGTGCCGCGTCCATCTCTCCACCGCTCCCGCCGCGAGTCTCGCCACGCCGTCGAAGGCTTCCACCGTCCCCGGCGGCGCGATGATAAGCACCGGCGTATCGCCCACGGAAATCGTATAGGCCTTGGTCATCAGGCGGCCGGTGCGGGCATAGTTACGCCAGTGCAGTGCGCGGGAGGGATCGCCCGGGACGTAGGGCCGCGAGCCGGCCGTATCGTCCCCCGTTTGCGCCGGCCGGTTCTTCAGCACCGTGCCTTCGGCGGGACGGCTCGTCTCGGCGGAGAAGACGGCGTAGGCGGCGGGAAGAACAAGGAGTTGCGCCTCCGCGAGGATACGCTTACGGCGGCGGAGAACGCCCACAGGGGCAGACGATTCAACCTTCGCCTGCTGGAGGCGGTAGAGCCCGCGCTCGCTCATGACAACGCTCCCACGCAGGGTGAGATCGGCACCGGGCGCGACGAAGGGCACGTAGAAGGCGATGGGCTTGGGCGGGCGACCCGCGCTTTGCAGCTCCACGGTGACGCGCAGTCCAAAGCGGGGCCAGGGCCGCCGATTGCGGATGCGCAGGCTCACCGCCGCGGCATCGCCTTCTCGCATCCCCTCGCGCTTCACCGGCGGCTCAAGAACCACCGAGAAATCGAGGGCGGGAAGGGCGAGCAGCGGCAAGGCGACGCCGAGCACGATGATGGCCCAGAGGAGGGAATCGGCGAATTGGATCCAGCCGGTGCGCGTGAGATCGGCGAGGAGGAAGAGGATAACCGCCGCCGCGATGAGACCGATGCCCCGGCGCGTCACAGCGTTCTCCTTAAAGCGGCACAGGGACGCTTTCGAGCGCCTCGCGAACGACCGCCTGGGTGTGGCCGTTCGCCTCATCGCCTGCGCCGATGCGGTGGGCGATGACGCTTGCCGCGACGGCCTGCACATCGTCCGGCGTGACGAAGTCGCGCCCGCCGATGGCGGCCCAGCCCTGGGCCGCGCGCTGGAGGGCGACGGTGCCGCGCGGGCTGACGCCGCGCCGCACCTGCGGGTGGCTGCGGACGAAGCCAGCCAGCCGGATGAGGTATTCCTTGACCGGGACGGCCACCTGCGCCTGGCGGACAAAGGCCTGCATCGCACGTACCTGGGCGCAGGTCAGCACCGGCTCGACGACGGGCTGCTCATGCTCGGCGCGGCGCAGAATCTCCAACTCGTCCTTGGGCGTAGGCATGCCGATGCTGATGCGGACGAGGAAGCGATCGAGCTCCGTGTCTGGAAGGGGGAAGGTCCCGCTGCTATCGAGGGAGTTCTGCGTGGCGATGACCATGAATGGCTGGGGGAGAGGCCGCGTCACGCCATCGGCAGTCACCTGGTATTCGGCCA is a genomic window containing:
- a CDS encoding DUF4129 domain-containing protein, giving the protein MKFSFKTLFNEKPEDSAALRYLALGATWSTGFALAVVGASAWVGVGGPALATIGHYWSWKTRNRKLGLWRVGLMVGVIILMAIMATQVQGALHGNWLPPTVALVLVQSIASFDIRTRSNVSTSFLVSAIILILASQLAFTSLFILPLAAYLGLLFAYLAASAAIDGRSGTITALAWSRRSQVMAWAGWTAALVGLGVVLFLVLPWGTVHVKANVAFSAMLPVTGDMSEEDKFGESSEESGQGAQTGEPADGAGANATTEGREGTAAGSSAANAAPPRPTAGNPAASDEVLRVRSPVASYWRTRIHVTQDGLNWSVQSAPVEVSSQGRVNTYTQTVYVAQGQSAPALGYAPVDWAMLTEKGGADTLNRGAIYQVQSERRSYDPETLRFYSGRAFIRSQRVSRLPPRIAALAREISGGSQDVHERSQAITTYLSRNFTLARDAPKDRPSKSTEDFLFDGARSGGSFDFAAAETLLALGAGLDARVATGYLPGQFDPLSGAYIVRERDAHAWVEIRYPGVGWVPFDPSPSPDVQRRQAKPGAGAQFFGKLFDVQFGDDVRGDLGAFFSSMTLGRIAAVAGACSVLFSAIGLWYFLQRKRRLRVREASHTLLRDAERKEVLEAWRRLQRHLRRRGVAPMGRAETLTAYVTRASAAAPDARPALEGLQAQIARAAYSPAPLGPGEGRQAKAALARIAASA
- a CDS encoding DUF58 domain-containing protein, coding for MCRPSRQASSPTASAQAMRRTATPRRSFARRSKASLCRFKENAVTRRGIGLIAAAVILFLLADLTRTGWIQFADSLLWAIIVLGVALPLLALPALDFSVVLEPPVKREGMREGDAAAVSLRIRNRRPWPRFGLRVTVELQSAGRPPKPIAFYVPFVAPGADLTLRGSVVMSERGLYRLQQAKVESSAPVGVLRRRKRILAEAQLLVLPAAYAVFSAETSRPAEGTVLKNRPAQTGDDTAGSRPYVPGDPSRALHWRNYARTGRLMTKAYTISVGDTPVLIIAPPGTVEAFDGVARLAAGAVERWTRHGERVRLQNGAVELQQSRDEMLRALALASWENGALVDESLRWLGPNAAATVVVSGGDAASLRQIAAAAPRLAARLTALVLGALSTQENEEARSLLARLGVAVAVYEPLQRAATDVIGQGERRAA
- a CDS encoding MoxR family ATPase, translated to MAEYQVTADGVTRPLPQPFMVIATQNSLDSSGTFPLPDTELDRFLVRISIGMPTPKDELEILRRAEHEQPVVEPVLTCAQVRAMQAFVRQAQVAVPVKEYLIRLAGFVRSHPQVRRGVSPRGTVALQRAAQGWAAIGGRDFVTPDDVQAVAASVIAHRIGAGDEANGHTQAVVREALESVPVPL